CTAACCTTTCCAGGTTGTTCTATTAGCTAAGTTTAGTCTATAATGCAGTCCTACAACCCCACTAGTAAACTAGTGGTTTGCCCTCTTACGCGTTCGCTCGCCGCTACTAGCGTAATCTCTTTTGATTTCTTTTCCTGAGGGTACTAAGATGTTTCAATTCCCCTCGTTCGCTCCGTTATACGGTAACTAATATCTCTATTAGTTGGGTTGCCCCATTCAGAAATTCCCGGATCAAAGCCCCTTGACGGCTCCCCGAGACTTATCGCAGCCTGGCACGTCTTTCATCGCCTCTACTAGCCAAGGCATCCACCACTTGCTCTTTGTAGCTTACCTTTTCTATATTAGATTATTCTAATTCGCATCACTTCCTTGTTAAAGATAACTTTATGTTACTACATTTAAATTCTAACTCTCAAGACGGAAAGCATTGACTACTATTTAGATAAGTTTTAAATCCTAAATAGATTGTGATGTCAAACTTTTGCATTAAATGCAAAGAGAATAGAAATTTAAATCTTTAACAAGTCCTGTAAAATTGTTTTTAAAACTTGCTTGTGACTATTAACAATATTAATTAAAAGAACATTTAGACTTCGCAGACTAGCAAGCTAGTCTTTACGACCAAAGAGTTACACCCTTTGGAAACCCCTAAAGCACAAAGTTGCTTTCGGCAACTTCGTAATCAATAAAGATTAAGACGTTTAAAAGTCTAAAGTAAATGTTTTTAAAAACACTTAATATAGACTTTTAGTGTTAAACTATTTTATGGTGGAGAATAGCGGGATCGAACCGCTGACCTCCTGCGTGCAAAGCAGGCGCTCTCCCAGCTGAGCTAATTCCCCAATTAAATTCTCTGGTGGGCCTAACAAGACTTGAACTTGTGACCTCACCCTTATCAGGGGTGCACTCTAACCAGCTGAGCTATAGGCCCCTATAGGTCTATCAATCTTTCAAAACTAAACAAGGATGATTGAGAATATCTTTCTTATAGATATCTTGTGAGAGAATATCTATATGTACTCTAGAAAGGAGGTGATCCAACCGCAGGTTCTCCTACGGTTACCTTGTTACGACTTCACCCCAGTCGCTGATTCCACTGTGGACGGTAACTAATTTAGTATTCCGGCTTCGAGTGAAATCAACTCCCATGGTGTGACGGGCGGTGAGTACAAGACCCGGGAACGTATTCACCGTAGCATGGCTGATCTACGATTACTAGCGATTCCGGCTTCATGGAGTCGAGTTGCAGACTCCAATCCGAACTGGGACATATTTTATAGATTTGCTCCATCTCGCGATATTGCTTCTCATTGTATATGCCATTGTAGCACGTGTGTCGCCCCGGACATAAGGGCCATGATGACTTGACGTCGTCCACACCTTCCTCCTCCTTACGAAGGCAGTCTCATTAGAGTGCTCAGCCGAACTGTTAGCAACTAATGACGTGGGTTGCGCTCGTTGCGGGACTTAACCCAACATCTCACGACACGAGCTGACGACAGCCGTGCAGCACCTGTCTTAACATTTCTGCAAGCAGACACTCTTCTATCTCTAGATGATTTGTTAGATATCAAGTCCGGGTAAGGTTCTTCGCGTATCTTCGAATTAAACCACATGCTCCACCGCTTGTGCGGGTCCCCGTCTATTCCTTTGAGTTTTAATCTTGCGACCGTACTCCCCAGGCGGTATACTTAATCCGTTAGGTGCATTACTGCCAAGACTAGCTTAGCAACAACTAGTATACATCGTTTAGGGCGTGGACTACCAGGGTATCTAATCCTGTTTGCTCCCCACGCTTTCACGCATTAGCGTCAGTTGAGTTCCAGCAGATCGCCTTCGCAATGGGTATTCCTGGTGATCTCTACGGATTTTACCCCTACACCACCAATTCCATCTGCCTCTCCCTCACTCTAGATTATCAGTTTCCCAAGCAGTTCTATGGTTAAGCCATAGGATTTCACAAGAGACTTGATAATCCGCCTACGCGTCCTTTACGCCCAGTGATTCCGAGTAACGCTTGCACCCTCCGTATTACCGCGGCTGCTGGCACGGAGTTAGCCGGTGCTTATTCGTTAGGTACCGTCATTGTTCTTCCCTAACAAAAGGAGTTTACGCTCCGAAAAGTGTCATCCTCCACGCGGCGTTGCTGCTTCAGGGTTTCCCCCATTGAGCAATATTCCCTACTGCTGCCTCCCGTAGGAGTCTGGACCGTGTCTCAGTTCCAGTGTGACTGATCATCCTCTCAGACCAGTTATGCGTCATAGCCTTGGTGAGCCATTACCTCACCAACTAGCTGATACAATATAGCCTCATCCTACACCGAAAAACTTTCCCTATCTAACTTATGCTAGAGAGGAGTATAGAGTATTAGCAGTCGTTTCCAACTGTTGTCCTCTAGTGTAGGGCAGATTAGCTATACATTACTCACCCGTGCGCCACTAACTCATAAGAGCAAGCTCTTACTTGTCCGTTCGACTTGCATGTATTAGGCACGCCGCCAGCGTTCACTCTGAGCCAGGATCAAACTCTCCATATTAATTACCTATCTAATAGATAGGATTTTTATTATGAAGTTTTTAATCAAAAAAACTTTTAGTTTTTATATTAGTTTGTCTAATCTATTATTTAATCATAATAGACTGGCTCAATCGATCACTTGTTTAGATTTCAAAGATTGACTAATAGTTTAACAATTGTAAGTTAAAAGAACTTTCTGCTCTGCGTTCTGCAAAACAGAAAGTGAAGTATATAGAAGTGATGCTTAAAAGTAGATAAAAATTAGGCTATTTTTTAAAAGCCCATAAATAAATTTTGAAGTCCAACCTTTTCATTAAAAATAATATCTTTTTTATTTGGATCGTACTTAAATTTACTTACTACTTTTTTGCCATCTTCTTTTAAATATCCAGCAGATATAAGTGTTGGCTCGATAAGAGTCATTTCAGGGAAGAGCGTATCAAAAAATTTAGCCAAAGTCTCATCCACGCTTAGCTCACCATTAAGTGATAGCTTATCAAAGATCGCAAGCTGACTTTCTCCGCTTTTAAAGCCATTGATAGCAGCATCTAGTTTTAAATTTATCGCATTATTGCCATTTTTAAAGCTTAATGTATCCACTTTCACGCTTGGATTTTTCTCTAAAATTTGACCCATTACTTCGTCCAAATTTAACCCAGCAAAGATGCTCTCATTTGTATCAACATTTACATTACTTAGTCTATCAAGTATATTATTTATAGTTGGCACGTTGATATTTGCTATCTTGCTATCTAAGATAAAATCTGTAAATTTCACTTTATTAACAGCAACTGCACCTATCTTCACTACATCATTTGAGCTACCAAGATCATTTGAGACTTCAAATTTCGAGCTATACTCAAGATCATCTAAAGCAACATTGCCATCCTTTTCATCTAATAATGCTAGTTTTTTAATCTTAGCTTTTGCTATGTAAGGGGCTAGTTTGCTCTCAAATATCTTTGAAATTTCAACTGGCACAGTGTAGCTTGTATCTATATCGACGCCTTCAAGATTAACTTCTGCTTTATTTTCTTCATTAAGATCTTTTAATGAAACTTTCTCAAGACCCAAGTTTGCGCTATTTACATTATCTTTTGCGTCCAGTTTCAAGCCAAATTTCACATCCTTTGTATGAACGTTCATAGTTTGCTTGTCGCTAAAGTCGATATCACTAAATTTAACATTTACATCTTTATCACCACTCACGCTAGCCTTTGTTTTTGCCGTTGCGACGACGTTTGATCCAAGAAATGAAGCTACGATATTTTTTATAGCCTCATTTTGTATAGAAATTTTTGAGTCGATATCAAAGCCATTTACAAATGCAAGCACTGAGTGAGAAATTTCATTTTCTACCTTAAAATTTAGATCCTCATCTACATCTTTGCCGGCTAAATTTTTCAAAAGATCCTTTGAAACGATAAGATCAAACGATCCTTTTGAGCCAAAAAAGCCTTTTTGATAGCTATTTTCTGAAACTTTAAAGCCATTCACATCATTTAGTCTATCAACTATCCTTTGATAGTTCTCCTCGACCTTGTTTGAGGCGAAATAAACAGCGCCTGCAACGATCACGATAACTACGATTAGAGCAGATATCACCTTTTTCATGCTTTTCTCCTTTTTGTAATGTGTTGTAAAAATAACCAGATACCTAATAACAAGCCAACCATGGCAAGTGGCATGATATAGCCATGCTCGCCAAGATAATTGCTCACACTCATAAAATAATCCCCTGTTTTATAGCTAGCAAGACCTACGATCACCGCCCAAAGCACTGAAGAGATCAAATTTATAACACTAAATTTATAAAAAGAGTATTTTGTAAGCCCAAGTGCGATAGGCACCAAAGTTTTGACGCCGTAGATAAATTTTTTGATAAATATTATCTTATCGCCGTGCTTCTTTGCCAAAATTCCAGCGTAGGCAAGCTTTCTTTTGTGATTTTTTACATAAGGCATAAGTGAGCTTTTATTAAACCTTGCGACGTAAAAGATCAAAGTATCGCCGATCGTATTTGCCACGGCAGCGACGATTATGCTAAGAGAGATGTCCATTTTACCAGCAAAGCTTAATATCCCAGCGGCGATAAGCGCTACCATGCCACCACCAAGGCTGTAAAAAAATAGCACGATGTAGCCGTAAGTTGAGATTGAGTTTATAATATCTTGCATCATTGCCCCAAAAGTTTAGAAGCTGAAGATATTAGTTGCTCGTATGCGTAGCCACTTTGTTTTAAAATTTCATCCTTTGCGCTAATCACTGCTCCGCCAAAGCTAGCTCCAGCGAAAAATCCATCATTTGCAGCATACGCGTAGATGTCGCTTGAAAATTTAAAGTCGCTTACTTTATTATAATTGCGTCCAATATCGCCAAATGCCACTGAAAGCTTCGTATCAAGCGTGATCTTGGCGTCTTTTATGTCGTAGATGATGCTATCTTTAAATATAAATAGCACAAGCGAGCTATCTTCATAGCCAAGCTGTATGCCGATGCTGCCGCCACTTATACTAACTGGCAAAATTTCACTTGGCGAGTTGATGTTGCCAACGACCATGATGCCATCTCCGCCCATGCCACCGACCACAAAACCGACTTTTTTTACACTTGGAAAGATGATCGTCGCTTTTGACTGCTCGATGAGCTCTTTTATAGGAGCGTTTCTAGCACCTCTCATCGTCGTTATAAACGAATTTGCCGAGTCTAGCACGAGCTCCTCGCTAGCAAAGCCAAGCGAGAAAAACATTATTAATGATAAAAGAAATTTCATATCTTGCCGTTATTTCGCAAAATCAACAGCGCGAGTCTCTCTGATGACGCTTACTTTTATCTCACCAGGATACTGCACTTTGCTCTCGATCTCTTGAGCGATCTCTTTTGCCACAAGCACCGCCTCATCGTCATTTATAAGTTTAGCATTTGCGATGACGCGGATCTCACGGCCAGCGTTTATCGCATAGGCTTGTTTGATGCCCTCTTTGCTTTTTGCGATGTTTTCGATCTCTTCGACACGTTTTAAGAAGCTCTCAAGCACCTCACGTCTTGCCCCTGGACGAGCTGCGCTTAGTGCGTCAGCTGCGCAAACAGCAGCACTTTCTATACTTGTAGCCTCTTCGTGTCCGTGGTGAGCATAGATCGCGTTGATGACGACTGGATGCTCTTTATAGCGTTTGCAAATTTCAGCTCCAAGATCGACGTGGCTGCCCTCATACTCGTGAGTTAGCGCTTTGCCGATATCGTGAAGTATGCCAGCTCTTTTTGCTAGCTTCTCATCTCCACCACACTCAGCTGCGATGATGCCAGCAAGGTGAGCTACTTCGAGGCTATGAGCAAGGGCGTTTTGACCGTAGCTTGCTCTAAATTTAAGCTTGCCTATTAGTTTTACTATCTCTGGATGAATTTTATTTAGACCAAGATCTATGACGATGTTCTCGCCCTCTTCTTGTATGCTTTGCTCAAATTCTTCAGTCACTTTTTTGTGAAGATCTTCTATCCTTGCTGGCTGAATTCTGCCGTCCTCCACCAAAAGCTCGATCACTCTTGTTGCGATCGCACGCCTGTAAAGGTTAAAGCTACTTAGTATGATCGCGTGAGGCGTGTCATCGATAATGATATCAACGCCAAGCACCATTTCAAGGGTTTTTATATTACGTCCCTCTTTACCGATGATCCTACCTTTTAGCTCATCGTTTTTGATATTTACGACGTTTATTAGACGCTCAGCCGCAAATTCTCCAGCAAATCTTGACGTAGCCTGCGCCAAGATATAATTAACCCTCTTTTTAGCCTCTCTTTTTGCCTCTTCTTCGTATTTTCTAACGATATGAGCGATGTCGGCGCGCGACTTCTCTTCGACCTTTTTAAGCACGACCTCTTTTGCCTCCTCCTCCGTTAAGCCAGCAGCGTGCTCAAGCACTCTTATCGCCTCTTCTACTTTGTTTTGATAAGTCGCTTTTAAATTTAAACCCTCTTCGTAAGTGACCTTTGCATCTTGCTTATCTTTTTCAAAAAGCTCTTTGCTCTCATTTAAAAGCTCTTGCTCATTTAGCAAAATTTTCTCTTTTTTGGTCAGCTCATCAAATTTACTTGCATACTCTTTTTGAAGCTTTGTCGTCTTGTCGTCGTATCTTTTTTTAGCCTCAAATTCAGCCTCTTGCACTGAAATTTTAGAGTTTTTAAGCGTTAGCTCAGCTTCATACTCGATAGCTTTTGCCTTTGCTTTTGCCTGCTCTAAAAATATGTTGTAGTTTGCATCATTTATCTTTTTGGCATAGAGATACCCTGCTCCAACGCCCACCACACCGGCTCCTAAGCCTATTAAAACCTCTATCATTTATTCCTCTTTTTATATAATTTTTGCTTGGGGTTATATAAAAGTCTGCTACCGCATCGTGCGCCTTTGAGAGCACATCTTTGGTGTAGAAGTCTTTTACCTCTAAGAAAACTATCAGTTTTGGCTTAACGGGCAAAGTGTCAAAAAATCTATCGTAAAATCCTTTTCCGTGCCCTATTCTTGCCATAGCTCCATCAACCCCAATCGCTGGAACTACCGCCATATCGAGTTTAACATTATCCATTTTTTTGCCAGATGGCTGTCTGACATTAAATTTATAAGTTATAAATGGCAGTCGCAATCTTACCATCTCTAAGCTAAGACCTACCATAAAAGGGGCAAAAATTTCACATTTATGTGATAAATTTCGTCTTATTTTAAGCACATCGACTTCGTAGTTAAGCGGCAGGTAAAAGAGAACCTTTTTAGAATTTGTGTAATTTATCAAATTTAAAAGTGTTTTTGCTGCCTTGTGATGCGTGCATTTTGCTCTAAATTTAGTGAGCTTTATCAAATTTGCTCTTGCATTTTTTCTAAATTCGTTTTTTTCTAAATTAACGCTCATTTTATGCTCTTTCTTGTATAATCCTGAAACATTTTTCAAAAGGAAATTTATGACACTAAAACACGCAATTATAACATCACTTTGTCTTTTTGCATTTTTCGGATGCGGTGACGACTCTAACAAAAAGAGCGAGCAA
Above is a window of Campylobacter concisus DNA encoding:
- a CDS encoding DUF945 family protein gives rise to the protein MKKVISALIVVIVIVAGAVYFASNKVEENYQRIVDRLNDVNGFKVSENSYQKGFFGSKGSFDLIVSKDLLKNLAGKDVDEDLNFKVENEISHSVLAFVNGFDIDSKISIQNEAIKNIVASFLGSNVVATAKTKASVSGDKDVNVKFSDIDFSDKQTMNVHTKDVKFGLKLDAKDNVNSANLGLEKVSLKDLNEENKAEVNLEGVDIDTSYTVPVEISKIFESKLAPYIAKAKIKKLALLDEKDGNVALDDLEYSSKFEVSNDLGSSNDVVKIGAVAVNKVKFTDFILDSKIANINVPTINNILDRLSNVNVDTNESIFAGLNLDEVMGQILEKNPSVKVDTLSFKNGNNAINLKLDAAINGFKSGESQLAIFDKLSLNGELSVDETLAKFFDTLFPEMTLIEPTLISAGYLKEDGKKVVSKFKYDPNKKDIIFNEKVGLQNLFMGF
- a CDS encoding DedA family protein — translated: MQDIINSISTYGYIVLFFYSLGGGMVALIAAGILSFAGKMDISLSIIVAAVANTIGDTLIFYVARFNKSSLMPYVKNHKRKLAYAGILAKKHGDKIIFIKKFIYGVKTLVPIALGLTKYSFYKFSVINLISSVLWAVIVGLASYKTGDYFMSVSNYLGEHGYIMPLAMVGLLLGIWLFLQHITKRRKA
- a CDS encoding lipid-binding SYLF domain-containing protein, whose protein sequence is MKFLLSLIMFFSLGFASEELVLDSANSFITTMRGARNAPIKELIEQSKATIIFPSVKKVGFVVGGMGGDGIMVVGNINSPSEILPVSISGGSIGIQLGYEDSSLVLFIFKDSIIYDIKDAKITLDTKLSVAFGDIGRNYNKVSDFKFSSDIYAYAANDGFFAGASFGGAVISAKDEILKQSGYAYEQLISSASKLLGQ
- the rny gene encoding ribonuclease Y, giving the protein MIEVLIGLGAGVVGVGAGYLYAKKINDANYNIFLEQAKAKAKAIEYEAELTLKNSKISVQEAEFEAKKRYDDKTTKLQKEYASKFDELTKKEKILLNEQELLNESKELFEKDKQDAKVTYEEGLNLKATYQNKVEEAIRVLEHAAGLTEEEAKEVVLKKVEEKSRADIAHIVRKYEEEAKREAKKRVNYILAQATSRFAGEFAAERLINVVNIKNDELKGRIIGKEGRNIKTLEMVLGVDIIIDDTPHAIILSSFNLYRRAIATRVIELLVEDGRIQPARIEDLHKKVTEEFEQSIQEEGENIVIDLGLNKIHPEIVKLIGKLKFRASYGQNALAHSLEVAHLAGIIAAECGGDEKLAKRAGILHDIGKALTHEYEGSHVDLGAEICKRYKEHPVVINAIYAHHGHEEATSIESAAVCAADALSAARPGARREVLESFLKRVEEIENIAKSKEGIKQAYAINAGREIRVIANAKLINDDEAVLVAKEIAQEIESKVQYPGEIKVSVIRETRAVDFAK
- a CDS encoding 5-formyltetrahydrofolate cyclo-ligase is translated as MSVNLEKNEFRKNARANLIKLTKFRAKCTHHKAAKTLLNLINYTNSKKVLFYLPLNYEVDVLKIRRNLSHKCEIFAPFMVGLSLEMVRLRLPFITYKFNVRQPSGKKMDNVKLDMAVVPAIGVDGAMARIGHGKGFYDRFFDTLPVKPKLIVFLEVKDFYTKDVLSKAHDAVADFYITPSKNYIKRGINDRGFNRLRSRCGGRWSRVSLCQKDK